The following nucleotide sequence is from Anopheles stephensi strain Indian chromosome 3, UCI_ANSTEP_V1.0, whole genome shotgun sequence.
GGCGCTACCTGTTCAAATCGGTATTCAAAATCAAAGATGGCAAGAGCCTGATGCGGCTGCTGAAACAACACGACCTCAAAGGGCTGGGTGGTGTGCTGCTCGACGATGTACAGGAATCGTTGCCCCACTGTGATAAAGTGCTGAAAAACCGTGCCTCGGAAATTATCTTCATCACGCGACCGAACGACAAGAAAAAGATACTGTTCTACAACGATCGGACCGCCAACTTCCAGGTGGACGAAGACTTTCAGAAGCTGTGGCGTGCCGTTACGGTGGACGCGATGGACGATGCGAAGATTGACGAGTACCTGGAGAAGCAGGGCATCCGGTCGATGCAGGACCACGGGCCGAAGAAACCGTTGCTGCCGAAGCGCAAGAAGCTCGCGAACAAGAAGCGACAGTTTAAGAAGCCGCGCGATAACGAGCATTTGGCCGATGTGCTGGAAACGTACGAGGATAACACGCTAACGCAGTCGAATGCGGTACAGGAGATCAAGCAGAACAATTAAATCATGTTTTTAGCTACACTTTTACAAGCTTAATAAATGTATATGAATTCCATGTTGGTGTACGTTTTTTTATTCctaaatagagaaaaaaaacatgccaAAAGTAGAATCAAGTGATCTTAAATGTTCTGCCGGATGAGTCTCGTCGATGGTAATTAAAATCGTTACCTCCGCTGCACTAATTCTACACCAGCGTCCTTACCAGCATCGCGAGTCAAGTAAAACCTGTTTACTGAACGCCTCCTAGCCGTTCTGGCCTTGGCGCGCACGAGCGCATCAGCTTGCAGGTCAGCAACAAATCAAGCTAGGAAGTCTCAAGGCACACATCTGCCCTATTTCTACTCGAAATGCATTACAACAGTCGTACAAGCTTGCAGTTAATCGACATCCAGCTTACGGAAACTTCCAATGATTCCAGCATCAGTGTGTTGATTCTTCAACGACGCGCTCCGCTTCTCGTCCACCTTCATGTCGTCCAGCGCCAGTATTACGTTCCGGTAATGGTCCAACGTTTCCCTGAACTGTCGCTTCAGGTCTTTCGCTTCCTGCTTGCCACCGTACTCCTTGGGCATCAGGGACAGTAGATTAGATTTGCCGACAAACTCCTCCATCGTGCGGTAACACTGGATACGTGGGAATAGGAGGTTCAACAATGCAATCGTTACTTACTGATGGCACCCTGAAAACGCGTTCCACCTACCTTAAACCGACTGCGCAGCTTCTCGCTGCAGCAGCTTAAAATCCACTCACCAACCGTCGCACCGAACAGCGGCAAATTGACCACGTGCACCTCCTTCACCCGTATCGGGAACGCTTTCGTCACACAGTCGATATAGTTTTTAATATCCGTCAACGACCACTGAGCGAACGCTCGCATCGGCACGTTGCTTTCGTCGAAGATGCACACGATCCCAGCGATCTGGTTCAGCTCGCTGGCGAAAACGCTCTCGAACACCATCGTAAAGAAGCGTATCTGGTCCGTCACTTCGAACCGGTCAATGTCCAGATTAGCGTACCGGACCAGATACACAATCCGGCCCCGATCGTCCCGTCCAAGCGGCACCACAAACTCACTGTCGATCATAGCGCTTACCCACGGTGCGGCCGTATCGAGCCGGCTGTACCAGGCCGGAAATCGTTGCCGGGTTGCAAGATAACGCTCCAACGTTTCACACGCGGCCAGATGGGAAAATTTGCGTACACGCAGGAAGCGCAGCAGAAAGTTGGCATCGGTACGGCACGATAGGATGGCCGGATTTTGTGCGATCCATTCGCGCATCTGCCGTAACGCCTGGTCAACGATCGCCTCATCCTCGCGCAGCTCATCCTGTGCAATCTGACGATGCAGCGGGGAATCTACCGGACGATATGGATCGTATTTTTCTGGACGCTTGTCCACCTGCTGGACGGTCGCCATGTCGGAGTGTTCTAGCGAGCTAGCGAACCTAACACTGGGCCCGCCGAACGGAAACTGATGCGATCTTGCCTGCTGCGGGTTAGTTACACGGTCACACACTGCGCCATTGCGCAACTCGAGTTGCAGTTGCGCTGACCTTCGGCTAGGCCCTGCCATTACGTGCGTAGACAACGCAGGAGTGGAGTGCGCAAAAATGTGTATCGCAAGGCAATTAAGCGCTTAGTCAATGCACTTGTCAACATTAGCCGGAGGATTAGAACGTGAATTTATTTCGTTACAAGCTTTTTAAGGTGAAGCGATCCTCATGCGTTAAGTTGGAGTCTGAATTCTGGAGAAGTCAACGATCAGCACATGCTTAACCGCTTGAACATGGCGCCGGCTGCAATCTCGTCCGGTGTGGTTCCTTCAAAGTTCCACCGCGAAGAATAGTAGTCCAGATCGATCTCCATACGATCAAGCCCGAGCACTACCTCGCGCTGTTCCTCGAACCGTTTCCACAGGTCACGATTCGCTTCGTCCAGCTTCACCGGTCCACCGTACAGGGCAGGTTTCAATGGCGCCTCGAAGAACTTCTCCAGCTCCGCCGTCGTTGAGTAGCACTTAAGGAAAAGGGAAGTCAATTACTAAGATCGAAAGCGAGAAGATGGTCCTCATGACTGCTTACACTGATCTTCTCGCGCATCTTCGGATTCGCGAACGACAGGAACGTATCGATCACGGGCATGGCAAACTTTGGCAGCGCCGCCGAACGAATGTCTCCGTAGCGCAGCGGGTACGCGTGGCTGTACGCTTCCATCATGATCTTCAGATCGGTCGTACTCCACTTTTCGAAATTTCTCACCGTACTGTCGTGAAAGTCGATCAGAACGTGACAGCCACCGATCTGGAACTCTTCACACTCCAGCAGCGTCTCCATGACGAGCGCCATAAACCGGCCATCCTGGGCGGGACGGTGGTTCTCCCCGTCGAATCCGGCGAACCGGGAAAATCCCACCAGTCGCCCGGCCGCATCCCACCCGAGCAGGGTGAACGGTCCGTTGTGGAAAATTTCCCGCATGAGAGGATCGGTACAGTCCAGGTTCTTGAACCAGCTCGGATACAGCTCGCGCACAGTTAGATACCGCTCCAGCGCTTCGCAAGCCATCGGTACGGAGAACTGACGGAAGCGCAGGAACCGCAGCAAGAACTTTGCATCCGTGCGGCACTTGAAGATGTACGGATTTTCCGCAATCCAGGTGCGCATTTCGGCGAGTGCTCTCTCACGTACGGCGTCATCCTCGCGCAGTTCCTCTTTGGCCACCTCACGGTACAGCTCGGGCAGCGTAAACTTGTACTGGTCGTACGCCTTCGGGCACTTGTCCACCGAATAGGGAGCGAGGATTGGAGCCATGCTCACGTGTGTCGATCAGTGGCCAAGGTGCAAACGGAACTGTGCGTTGGGAGTCCGAATTCGTTTGGAAGTAAGTTCGTGCACCTTTTCGCAGTACCAGCGGGGAAGCTATCAGTTTGACCTCAAATTGGAACAATCGGCATGATAATTGCAGCCGGCGCTTATCATTGAGCGAGTGCATCGCTACATGAATTTCGATTCCGAGCAGAACCGCAGCAGAAAAAAGTGATGTAActgttcgttttttgttgtaatggaaCAACAaccattttatttcaatttcttcCTCGATGTTGAGCTAGAGATGTTGGCTGGATCTTGGCGGATTTCTGTGCTGCTGACTGCAACTCTGGCGAAGTATAGTGTTAATGGCATTACGGTGTGTTTAGCTGGATACCCGGCTGTTCATCGTCAGATTACAGTGAACATAGCCTATGGAGTCCCACAAGACCGGAAGCACCGTAGCTCCCGTATCGCATCCAGGGGTTATAAGCAAACTAAGCAGATGCCTGAGACCCTGAGAGTTCTAGGAGACCCCATGGGATATCTTCCTATAAGCTGGCTGTAAGTTCCTGGGCGCCTCGATCGTTCAGAAGGCTCCAAACTCCGAACAGCGTCTTCCATAATATCTCCTCTTGGCCGCtgactcttcttcttccttggcaccacaacctcgagaggtctcgggctgccatttatggctttcagTGGCTTAatgttacccgtagcaaaataGTAAGCCATTCGTACGGGGCCACTGACTCTGGCCCAGTTATATTATTAGTTAACAGGTTTGACGTGTAAGGGAGTCTCCAACTTTCATTGTGTTTAGAGCCTCCGAAGG
It contains:
- the LOC118509423 gene encoding general transcription factor IIE subunit 2, translating into MDPALLREREAFKRRAMATPTVEKKAKTESSFTAPKDMKKPRPASAAPKIDATNYKTMTGSSQYRFGVLAKIVKHMRTRHQEGDDHPLTLDEILDETNQLDIGSSVKSWLQGEALRNNPKIELTPEGRYLFKSVFKIKDGKSLMRLLKQHDLKGLGGVLLDDVQESLPHCDKVLKNRASEIIFITRPNDKKKILFYNDRTANFQVDEDFQKLWRAVTVDAMDDAKIDEYLEKQGIRSMQDHGPKKPLLPKRKKLANKKRQFKKPRDNEHLADVLETYEDNTLTQSNAVQEIKQNN
- the LOC118509418 gene encoding retinaldehyde-binding protein 1-like; translation: MAPILAPYSVDKCPKAYDQYKFTLPELYREVAKEELREDDAVRERALAEMRTWIAENPYIFKCRTDAKFLLRFLRFRQFSVPMACEALERYLTVRELYPSWFKNLDCTDPLMREIFHNGPFTLLGWDAAGRLVGFSRFAGFDGENHRPAQDGRFMALVMETLLECEEFQIGGCHVLIDFHDSTVRNFEKWSTTDLKIMMEAYSHAYPLRYGDIRSAALPKFAMPVIDTFLSFANPKMREKISCYSTTAELEKFFEAPLKPALYGGPVKLDEANRDLWKRFEEQREVVLGLDRMEIDLDYYSSRWNFEGTTPDEIAAGAMFKRLSMC
- the LOC118509417 gene encoding clavesin-2-like; translated protein: MATVQQVDKRPEKYDPYRPVDSPLHRQIAQDELREDEAIVDQALRQMREWIAQNPAILSCRTDANFLLRFLRVRKFSHLAACETLERYLATRQRFPAWYSRLDTAAPWVSAMIDSEFVVPLGRDDRGRIVYLVRYANLDIDRFEVTDQIRFFTMVFESVFASELNQIAGIVCIFDESNVPMRAFAQWSLTDIKNYIDCVTKAFPIRVKEVHVVNLPLFGATVGEWILSCCSEKLRSRFKCYRTMEEFVGKSNLLSLMPKEYGGKQEAKDLKRQFRETLDHYRNVILALDDMKVDEKRSASLKNQHTDAGIIGSFRKLDVD